The Gossypium arboreum isolate Shixiya-1 chromosome 4, ASM2569848v2, whole genome shotgun sequence DNA segment ttagagaaccctcctatggcgtttttagctgctggaattgaagagaaatgaagaaaaatctagatatttcctatttagtcctagttttatttagttaattttgcaatatttcaattttacccttaatttatcaatttttctgctgatttcatacccttgccgtccagcccaaataaattttgggtctaattgcctttttttatcctttctcattagactaataagctatttaatcactctagcaacttttacacctattacaattcagtccttttcatttaattgactatccaaacattaaaatttcctaacgaaattttaataccacattaataacatttcataaatatttataaaattatttttgactcggttttacgagatagaggtcccgataccttattttacccaatttcttcaataatttctttttctaactaatcactaaattgataaaattttcctatcaatattttcatacgaatttcctatcatataaattttcaagcaaaaatattgaaataaatttttctttaaatcggatttgtggttacgaaatcactgttccgataacattgaatttacgccaTTACATTTTCTATTTTTCATGTCCAATTATCGCATCCATGATATGAACACGACACATCTCCATGGTATAAATCCGGACGCGAGTGTACATTATACATTTCTAGATTGTCAAATCAATGGGCATATCACCTGTTAAATCACAAAGTGAAATTTATACGAGTCAACTATGAATAGAAATACCATCTACAAGCACACTATTATTAATGGTATGAATGAATTTCAATAGCCTTACAAGGCATTGTATATTCCCAAGACATCTGACTAATAAATTATACCCTCCACCCATTACTTGCAACCACTACCACCTGCGAGGATAAATTGCGGATGATCTCGAGGCACAATCACTTTATAACCTACTTCTCGACTGTGGGGGACTATAGTTATATCCCTACCACAATTTGACGCGGTTGGTTGTGGACTCAATTGAGCCCTCGCCTGTCCTATAAATACCCTAAGAGATCGCTTAGTAAGAAAACTCCACTCCATACAAAACTCTAATACACTAAGCATTCATCTTGAGTTTCTCTACCTGTCTGGCTCTCTGCCCTAAAATAGGTGAACTAGACTCCTTCGACACCGCCTCCCTCCTCCTTTTCCACTTTTGTTGATATCATGTATCAACAATTATAACtagataattaaaatttcaatataaaagtAAGGATGAGTGGTTGTTCTGCTCGACTAAAAATATAGTCATTACCCTAACTTAGCAAAGCTAGCTAAACCATATTAATTTCTTGATTTGAAAACATATTTAAACTTAATAAACCTAAAGAAATAAAACGTAATAATAAAATACATtccacttaaattttttttatatttaatcatGGTAAGAGGATAAACCATAAAAAAGGATTAAtattgtaaacagtaaaaatttAACTCCCACCTAAGAGTATGTATTGCAGTAGCTTCCATAACATAGGAATTCCACCCCTGAAACCAATGATTGCGCCATCCCCCAACGGCAGCGTCTAAGTTCAGTTTCAAGAAACCACGTGGTGGTCTCAACTACCCATTTCTTCCTAAAAACCACCCTGTAAGCTGATCTAACAGTAAAGAGTTCTTAATAAAAAAACAATAAAGACCGATTGATATGCCTAGTAACAGTAAATGGGAATGGGAGATATAGGTATTGGACCATATTAATGGCAGCCCACGCCCACCCCTCATTGCCTACAGCCATGTCGACCAAGTCTCTTTCGACGATCGAGAACATCCACATCTTTATGGATAAAATACGGCAACGAACCAAACTTTGTAAGCTTTGTTGCAGCCTCAACATCATTAGGGGCGAACGGTCTTAGTCCATCTAACTAAGTGGTATATTATATTTTTAGTCCTTTATAATTATAAAGCTTTTTaacaattttcaaattttattttggcCCAATACTAATTTTTTGGTTTGGTCCCTGATCACACACCCAACCTGTTACCAATCTGCCATCGTATATCATCCCTAATTATTTATCTAACTTTTTAAGAGACTTctccaataaaaaaaaaaatagaggctTTCTCAATGCATGTGGTGCTACGAATTACTTACTCCGTAGTAGTTGGCAACAAAAGGAATCTGGGCAGGTGATGCTACGACCGGTTAAAAGCTGAATGATCGTGAAATCTCAAACCACCCTTTGCTTTTGAAATACATAACTTGTGCCAAGTTTCCCAACTCATCTGCCACTTCCCATCCCTCTCACCACACCAAAATATGCGGAGCATACTGGTTATATCATCGCAAATACACAGGCAAGAGAAAAAAGACCAATCCATGGTATACGTTGGTAGTGTCTGGGCAACCGCTTTCATCAATACCTCTTCATCTTATCCCCATGAAGTAGTAGCCAACCTTAGTGACCTTGTCTCTTTTTCAAAATCATCactttaatatattgaaaagtcATTGATTACACACCGGCATGCCTAGATAaaccaaaagaaaatatttacCCATGAACAAATAAAATGATTCATTTCCCTTTGATGACCCAAATTAGAGTTCTTGCAAAAGAATAGACTTATTTTATCCAATTACTTTTGATGAGCATTGTTCATAAACTTGTAATATAGCTTTTAGAATCATAACCTTCATATTAATCTTAGCACCATGCAATGTTAAGTTATATACAAAATtatctttaaatttatttaagaaTAACCCTATACCGAATGATTATTTTAAGAAAGTTCATTTGACTTCATTGAATATGTCAAAGTTTCATGATATTTCTCTTTTCTACCTAAAATGCAATCTATAATGAGTTTCCTAGTACAAAAACAATTTGATTGGCTGAAATGACATTATTAAGGCATGACATAAGTAAACTTAGAGATAATCTTGTATAAAACAACGTTACGTTAGCTAATTGAGGAGCAACTCTCTTCACATCTTCATTAACGCCACAAAGCAACTCACACTGCTGACAACTTGATGGTTCTTCAAGAATGctcttcatagctcaaaacaTCGTCACCTTATACTACTGAGGAGCTTTAATTAGAGACATCTCCTTGCTTTTATAAATTTTCTCTTCTTAAAAGATCTAGTCATATCAATATTCATTAGTCACCTTTGCAGTTATCTCATCCATGATTCTCACCTCCATAAAATTTAGTAGTTTCCAGTTCCACTACgatattattttatgaaaatagattGGGTTACGATCACATGCTATAGCCATTTAACTCTAAATAACCATTTCCATAATAACTTTCCGTCCCAAaatatttaattcatttaaattttatcaatatctattattatatatctatatctatactatattatttataatatattttaattgcttaattgaATATTAAAAATTTGGTTGAATTAATGTATATCCACCTTGTTTTCCAAATCAATATTCGAGCCAGTCATTTTACATTAGCAAACCCAAAATTTTTCTTATTAAACTCCTTATTACCTAACTACCACCTTATTAGATAAGCAATTAAAAGATGACAAATGTAAATAGAAAGTGGGAGACTCCTTGACCACTCCCAATTTAAGGGATAGTCTCCTCATATAGTTACtgatgtatgatataacatgatAGATGGGCCAATCCATGTAGGTTGAGTAAGATTTAGAATTTAGATGGGACACATGGGACGCGTGCTTGTGTTTGTTCTCCAACGTTATCTCCACAGCTCTTACAATAATTTTAATGGCGGAGAAACGTCTCTCAAATGCCCCCACTTTTTGAGTTGGGCAAATTACATATGAGAGAGAGGGTGATACCAAAAGCCACGTGTTCTTGCATGCGAGTCTCAGTTGTGTTTCACTTCAGCAAAAGCCAAGCCAACCTTCATCCTTCCTTTCTGCCCATCTGGTTTCAGTAGACTTTGAGTGACCAAATTTTCTGCTGATAACTTGCAGTGTCTCCAGCTGCCATGACGATCGTCTCGCCTGGCCTTTTCAAACACCCTTCAAGGTTTCTTTTCTCTTCTTATATACCCAGACTTTTCAGTTTCTTTACTATTTCCCTTTAGCTTCTCTCTCTCTAACTTTGTCTATCCTCGTTTTGCTGGTATGTTGTGGCTTTCTTAATGCTTTGGTTAGATTATGCTGTGAATGATGAAATACAATGCAAGTTTTAAGTGTTAACTTCTGTATATTTGTTTGGTGATTTTTTGCTTTGTTTAGTGAATTATATGTGGAATATGGTAGGCTGGGATTTGTACATAGTTGCAGTACGTGTATTGAAATGGGAAGGAAGGTGCTTTTTAGTTTTGAACCATTGCTTATAAAAATTAAGAATAGTTAGAGAATGTCACTAGATTTTCCTCAATTTCAATGGAATTAAGACCCAAACCCCAATTTTCTATTGGATGCTCTTATTACTGAAACCATCCTTGCTAGGAAGAAGGCAGTAGTCTCCATTAGCTCAAGTATTTAGTTTCTCTCTCTGTTGAGAGGAAATTTCTGCGAGGGTgagttggggggggggggggctgTAGATATTGCATTTGAATAAAATGTTTTTTGTCATTGACAAACTGAAAGGTGTTTGACACTTGTTAGAGGATCTTAATTTGTAAACTATATTGTACTAATTATCACCATCACCAAGACCCTCCATTGAGTTAATCAATTACATGATGCTTGTAAGGAAGTATACAAGGTCCTTATGGGATTGGTTTGTAGAACAGAACTTCCTTTTAATCTACTTATCTAAGAGCCATCTACTTGCTAGACCTGCTGACCTGTGAGATAGAAGGAATTGCTCTGGAAAGATCACCGCCTTACCATTATGAAATCTCAGTAACTCCTGGAGCCCTATGACATTTTCACATAAAAGTAAACATGGCTAATATATTGTTTTCAACATTTCATGATTACTGGTGGTGAATGATTATCTTAGATATTATTCCTCTTCCAGCTGCTGCTGCAGTAGTGTGACATTTTATTCTGCCATATAAATAACAGCTGCTGATCGTTCAAATTTGTTATTGGCTTTATCACTTGGAGCAATTAACTTAATGCATCGACAATGCAAGCTTTTATGTAGACTGGATCATTGCTGTATTGGTCCTTTGAGATAAATCCTAGTTTCAAAAAACTAGTTAAATGATGACTTGAGGCCGTTTGTTCTGGCATCATTACTCAAAATGAAGTGTCTAATAATGAGAAACTTTTTTGGTTTAGTCTACATAAATACTGATATAAAATTAGCAACTGCATTATTTGCTTTGTTTTCTCACTTATTTTCAGATGTTTCAGATCCTACAGTATTGTCGGTGTTGGTCTTCTTGGCACTTTCACATATCGtcacaaatataagataaatcgAGTCAGCTTCTCCAGTTCTACTCCTTCTTACTAGtaattctctctctctctcattgCACTCATCTTTCTGTATTAGTTAGTTTTCATATCTTGATCTCCAACCTCCCTTTATTTCCTGGATTGTTTCTTTAATACATCTGAAAAGTTGTCGTGCAACACTATCAACAACGATGGAGGAAGTGAAGCCAGCATTTGATTCAGACAAAGCTGCTGTACTAGTTAACGAGCTTAGGAAAACCTTTAATTCCGGCAAGACAAAGAGCTATGAATGGAGAATATCACAATTGGAAAGCATATCAAAGATGATTGATGAAAAGGAGAAGGAAATTGTAGAAGCACTACAGAAGGACCTCTCAAAACCTGAACTTGAAGCGTTCTTATCAGAAGTATGTATTCTTCATTTCATCATCAATTGCCATGCTTGTGTATATGTTTCTTTGTGCCTTTTCTTTTATATTACCTTACAAGTTTCAACTCTTTTTATTCTTAATATCTTGCCTTCAGCTGTCAAttcattaaataatttttttgtgtGCTCTCATAAACTTTCAAGCAAAATTGCATAGAAGATACTACCAAAATCTGAACCATTAACATCCATCTGTTAACCCTATATAGAGGGGAAAAGTGATTTTTATGTGTTGGGTTCTAGCATCTCTGCAATTTCTGAATTATTTGACACATATTGGAGGGCATTATATAATTGGCTTCTGGCACCAAGGAAGTCACATTCAGTTTATTATTTCCACTAAAAAGTACAAAGGCTTCTAAATTCTAAGGTGGTATATTTACCTAATGGCAAGGGCTAGAGTGAAATTGATAGTCATCTTAGCTGAAACTACGGGTGGATGATGGTTCTGTTCATCAATTAAGAGATCTGGTGCACATGGTGAATCATATCAAAGGTGCATCAGTTGTCAAGTCTTTCTTTCTCCATTGTTAAACCTTTCAAAATTGGTTTTTCTCTTTAGGTCTATGAGTTCTAATGCAGCACTTGATTTTTAGCTATAAGAGCATGTCCATGATTGAAAGATCAGCATCGTTTTGCAtattacaattttttttcattccttttttCAGATTATCTGGTTGACTTTCATTAAAAGAGTTCGACAATTTAGCAATTTGTTTTTGTACAAGCACCAATATACTGGTTCGATATAAATTCAGACAATTAAGGTTATATTTCTGATAGAGAAAACcttaatatgtttaaattggGTATGTGTAATTTGGGTTTAGAGGCAATAGTAAGACATAAGGCAACCAAAAGAAACTACGATGGTTTGATCTTGCTGGATATCAATCTATAGGATGCCAAAATTGTATGCCATGCATTTATTATGTTCGAATAATTGACTTGGGTGCCATATGGACTTCAACTTATGTGTGATGTAGATTTTGATGGCAAGATCCTCATGTAAGTTGGCTCTGAAAGAACTTAAACAATGGATGATGCCACAAAAGGTAATTACTGTTACGGTTACAAATCTTAGACTAAATGTTACTATTTACATTTTGCTTACGAATTTTAGCGCCTTTTCAGGTTGAAACTTCGTTGGCAACTTATCCATCGTCAGCTGAAATTGTGGCAGAACCTCTTGGAGTCGTCTTGGTCATATCTACCTGGAACTTCCCtttttgtatgttatttttatgctgtTTAACTTATTTAAGCTAGTTAAAATGAATTGCCTAAGGTTTGTGGTACAATCTATTATTAGTTTTGTGTTATGCTTAGTATTTTCCTTAATTAatcactctttttctttttggtaATTTACATTAATTGATTTTTACACGTCTTTACACGCACTTCCTTTTACTCAATCCAACTTAAAGAGATATACTCACATCAATTTGCATGCTTGCCTCTTGATATCTTCAAAGTTGACTGTTATTatgtcttcttcttttctttcttgatCAGAACCATTTTGTGTGTTAATCCTATGGGATTTTGAAGAACAGTAATGTTTACTTTGCTTTACCCTTAGTAATTTCTTAATATCATCCATTCTTCCTTTATCCCATCAATTTAAAGAATTTGAACTGAGATAGTAATGGACATGTGTCATATCTAATTtgtttatgtatgtatgtatgcacgCAAGCATGTATGGGATGTGTCCTAATTGTTTTTATAAAGTTGTACCATTGCTTTAGAaacttctctttcttttttcacTGATGCTGCAATTTGATATAAGAGGGATTCACTGGAGCTGTTTAGGCTTCtcatatatattttcaataaacATCTATAATCAAAACGACATGATATGCCCCGTACACATCATTTGTCTTCATAATGGGATTCTGCTGCTTTATTGGATTCTACTGCTTTATTTAGGAAAGTTTACAATCTCAAGGTGCCACTAGGAATTTTCTTTGTGTATGGAATTGTTCTAAAACATAGCTGATGTTTTGATAGATTTTttagaatcataaaataatagaCACTAGGCAGCTTCAATTGTTTTCATTATTCTCTTATATTGTGCAAACTGAAATGTTTATTGGTCCATCTTCTAGCATTGTCTCTTGATCCGGTGATTGGAGCTATTGCTGCTGGCAATGCTGTGGTCCTCAAGCCATCAGAAATTGCTCCAGCCACATCATCACTGCTTTCAAGGCTAGTAGGGGAATATATGGATAAATCTGCTATAATTGTTGTTGAGGGTGCTGTTGCTGAGACCTCTGCATTACTAGAGCAGAAATGGGATAAGATCTTTTTTACAGGTAACCAATAATCTTCATATGTCTTGATTTCTCCAACTTTGATgcctaaattaatttttttagtcTTCCCTTAGACAGGCTCTACTTTTTGGTTCTCTTAGAATACATTCCAGCTTCATTGAGGCTACCTAGTAAATGGTTGGATAAATTCTCAACTTTTATCAATAAGATAAATATCAAACTCCAtgagaaaaaaggaaaagaaaaaacatTGTTATGCTCTCAATATAACAGGTTCTTATATTGGGAGATGAATTTTTGATCGAACTGTTCTTGTAATTCCATGGTTATTATTTGTGCTAAATAAATCAATCTATGCAGTCTCCTTAAAGTTGATGAATGTTGTTACCCTTTTTCACCTAAGCTACGAGGAGTAAAAATGAATcaatgaaattttcaaaaagaaaaaataatcaaTGAACATTTTGGCTGTTTGAGAGGAAGCTGAAAATCCTGAGCTTCCTTTATATTGCATTAACTGTCAAATGTAAGTTCGtgatttttcattgtttaattgaattcacAACAATAAAATCTTAAAATACAGATACCTTTACATTGCAGGTGGGGCAAGAGTTGGGCGCATTGTGATGGCTGCAGCAGCAAAGAACCTTACACCCGTAACTCTTGAACTTGGAGGAAAGTGCCCGGCTGTTGTTGATTCCAATGTTAATTTACAAGTGAGAATAGTTCTGTTTACGTTAAGTCATCAATCCATCTTCAGTTATTCAATTGATCTGATTGTATCAATTTTAAGGTTACGGCAAGAAGGATTGTAGCCGGCAAGTGGGTATGCAACAACGGACAAGCTTGCATCGGTGTTGATTATATCATAACAACAAAAGAACTTGCCCCAAAGTTGGTAAGATTTTATCAAAGGAGTAAAACTCATTTTAAGGTCATTGTATTGAAACATGTTTGATCTACAGATAGCAACTCTAGTGAATGTAGTGGAGGAAATCTTCGGAAAAGATCTAATGGAATCAAAGGAACGATCCCGCATTATAAACTCATTTCACTTCAAACGTCTAGTAAATCTCTTGGAAGAGGATAAGGTCTCCAACAAAATTGTTTTCGGAGGCCAAAGGGATGAGAGCCAATTGTGAGTTTGATAATTGCCACCTTGTAATTATCTTTACCGATCTATTCTTTAATCACCGTGTAATAGTTGTTTTTATAATGCAGACAAATAGCTCCAACAATATTGTTGGATGTTCCCGAGGACTCGATGATTATGCAAGAAGAAATATTTGGACCATTACTTCCAATAATTACTGTGAGTTTCTTTTGTAAAAACTGTAAAACTCTAATATAAACCATAAAATTACATGTGACTTAAGCCATGTTAATATTGATTCTAATGTTTTGCCCTCGCTGTTCAGGTTGAAAGGTTGGAAGATAGCTTTGCTATGATAAACAGAAAGCCAAAACCTCTTGCTGCATATCTCTTCAGTGATGATGAACAGATTAAAAGGAAGTTTGTACAAAATATTTACGCCGGAGGAATGGCTATTAATGACACCATTCTACAAGTATTTCCGCTCTAAATAAATTTCATACAGAAAAAGCGATAGATGCATTTTCCTTTTGTCATTTATCTTCCTGTCAAGCATGAGATAGGGTTTCCATGATGAATTAATTCTTATGTTCAATGATTGGCATCCACATCACATCTTCCATTAATGTTTGGCTAATCATAAAAAACTGATGAAAACTGAGTCACTTGCATTACACTTCTTTGTTGGTCAATGGACTTCATAGTGCATCAGAAACATATGAAATTCATTGTACCTATAACGGTGATGTTAGAGCATATGGTCACCATCAGCATTTGGTTAGAACGAATATATTTCAACTAAACTCCGATCCCTTATGACAATCATTGCAGGTCACAGTTCCCACTCTACCTTTCGGAGGAGTCGGGGAGAGTGGAATGGGGTCATACCATGGGAAATTCTCTTTTGATGCTTTTAGCCATAAGAAGGCAGTTTTATACAGAAGTTTTGCAGGGGATTCGCCGACTAGGTACCCACCATACACACCGGGAAAGAAAAAGCAAATAAAAGCCTTACTCAGTGGCAAGTTACTTAACATTATGCTTGCTTTACTTGGATTCTATAAAGACTGAGACAATGCACACTGATTTGCTCTTCTCTTCTCAACTCATGATTTCTTTTTTAGTTTGCATTCAAGATGAACCCTTCTGGTACCTACAAAGAACTGAGAATGGCAGAATTTAGTGAACAAATTGATTATACGTAATTaccaataaaataaaagtaatgaATATAGATAAGcttattttatctttaaaattaatAATGATGTTtatttgcttcttct contains these protein-coding regions:
- the LOC108458013 gene encoding aldehyde dehydrogenase family 3 member H1-like isoform X1, which translates into the protein MTIVSPGLFKHPSRCFRSYSIVGVGLLGTFTYRHKYKINRVSFSSSTPSYYCRATLSTTMEEVKPAFDSDKAAVLVNELRKTFNSGKTKSYEWRISQLESISKMIDEKEKEIVEALQKDLSKPELEAFLSEILMARSSCKLALKELKQWMMPQKVETSLATYPSSAEIVAEPLGVVLVISTWNFPFSLSLDPVIGAIAAGNAVVLKPSEIAPATSSLLSRLVGEYMDKSAIIVVEGAVAETSALLEQKWDKIFFTGGARVGRIVMAAAAKNLTPVTLELGGKCPAVVDSNVNLQVTARRIVAGKWVCNNGQACIGVDYIITTKELAPKLIATLVNVVEEIFGKDLMESKERSRIINSFHFKRLVNLLEEDKVSNKIVFGGQRDESQLQIAPTILLDVPEDSMIMQEEIFGPLLPIITVERLEDSFAMINRKPKPLAAYLFSDDEQIKRKFVQNIYAGGMAINDTILQVTVPTLPFGGVGESGMGSYHGKFSFDAFSHKKAVLYRSFAGDSPTRYPPYTPGKKKQIKALLSVCIQDEPFWYLQRTENGRI
- the LOC108458013 gene encoding aldehyde dehydrogenase family 3 member I1, chloroplastic-like isoform X2; translation: MTIVSPGLFKHPSRSYSIVGVGLLGTFTYRHKYKINRVSFSSSTPSYYCRATLSTTMEEVKPAFDSDKAAVLVNELRKTFNSGKTKSYEWRISQLESISKMIDEKEKEIVEALQKDLSKPELEAFLSEILMARSSCKLALKELKQWMMPQKVETSLATYPSSAEIVAEPLGVVLVISTWNFPFSLSLDPVIGAIAAGNAVVLKPSEIAPATSSLLSRLVGEYMDKSAIIVVEGAVAETSALLEQKWDKIFFTGGARVGRIVMAAAAKNLTPVTLELGGKCPAVVDSNVNLQVTARRIVAGKWVCNNGQACIGVDYIITTKELAPKLIATLVNVVEEIFGKDLMESKERSRIINSFHFKRLVNLLEEDKVSNKIVFGGQRDESQLQIAPTILLDVPEDSMIMQEEIFGPLLPIITVERLEDSFAMINRKPKPLAAYLFSDDEQIKRKFVQNIYAGGMAINDTILQVTVPTLPFGGVGESGMGSYHGKFSFDAFSHKKAVLYRSFAGDSPTRYPPYTPGKKKQIKALLSGKLLNIMLALLGFYKD